A genome region from Rhizobium sp. N324 includes the following:
- a CDS encoding PLP-dependent transferase, with product MSSGEDPFDLASLITAHDDGNFADAVVPPIFQTSLFTFSDYEEMITVYRGEKVRPTYTRGLNPTVRAFEEMLAKLEGAEDALGFASGMAAISSSVLSFVEPGDRIVAVKHVYPDAFRLFGTILKRMKIEVTYVDGRDEEAVAKALPGAKLLYLESPTSWVMEAHDVGALAALAKRHGAISMIDNSWASPFFQRPLTLGVDLVIHSASKYLGGHSDVVAGIVAGSKEMIARIKAEAYPYLGGKLSPFDAWLLIRGLRTLPLRMRAHETSALEIAKRLQRLDVVETVCHPGLANRLPAGLNGTSGLFSFIFRDGVDIRAFADHLKLFKLGVSWGGHESLIVPGEVVLQQKAQPNSAQAFGIHARSVRLHVGLEGTEALWRDIEEALAAASQS from the coding sequence ATGAGCAGCGGTGAAGACCCGTTCGATCTTGCTTCCCTCATCACCGCCCACGACGACGGCAACTTCGCCGATGCCGTCGTGCCGCCGATCTTCCAGACCTCGCTTTTCACCTTTTCCGATTATGAGGAGATGATCACCGTCTATCGCGGCGAGAAGGTGCGGCCGACCTATACGCGCGGCCTGAACCCGACGGTGCGCGCCTTTGAAGAGATGCTCGCCAAGCTCGAAGGTGCCGAGGATGCGCTGGGTTTTGCCAGCGGCATGGCGGCGATCTCGTCTTCCGTGTTGAGCTTCGTCGAGCCGGGCGACCGCATCGTTGCCGTCAAACACGTCTATCCCGATGCCTTCCGCCTGTTCGGCACTATCCTGAAGCGGATGAAGATCGAGGTGACCTATGTCGACGGGCGCGACGAAGAGGCGGTTGCCAAAGCGCTGCCCGGCGCCAAGCTGCTCTACCTGGAAAGCCCGACGAGCTGGGTGATGGAGGCGCATGATGTCGGCGCGCTCGCCGCTCTCGCCAAGCGCCATGGCGCCATCTCGATGATCGACAACAGCTGGGCAAGCCCGTTCTTCCAGCGGCCGCTGACACTCGGCGTCGATCTCGTCATCCATTCGGCCTCGAAATATCTCGGCGGCCACAGCGATGTGGTGGCGGGCATCGTTGCCGGCTCGAAGGAGATGATCGCCCGCATCAAGGCCGAAGCCTATCCCTATCTCGGCGGCAAGCTTTCGCCCTTCGACGCCTGGCTGCTGATCCGCGGCCTGCGCACGCTGCCGCTCCGCATGCGGGCGCATGAGACATCGGCGCTTGAGATCGCCAAGCGCCTGCAGCGGCTCGATGTAGTGGAGACGGTCTGCCATCCCGGCCTCGCCAACCGGCTGCCGGCCGGCCTCAACGGCACCTCGGGCCTCTTTTCCTTCATCTTCCGCGACGGCGTCGATATCCGCGCCTTCGCCGACCATCTCAAGCTCTTCAAATTGGGTGTAAGCTGGGGTGGCCATGAAAGCCTGATCGTACCGGGCGAGGTGGTGCTGCAGCAGAAGGCACAGCCGAATTCCGCGCAAGCCTTCGGCATCCATGCGCGATCCGTACGTCTCCATGTTGGCCTCGAAGGAACCGAGGCGCTGTGGAGAGACATCGAGGAGGCGCTCGCCGCCGCCTCGCAATCCTGA
- a CDS encoding ABC transporter substrate-binding protein — MKKLIISTLFASMMAGTAFADTTLKLVEVITSPERTETLKSIVGKFEAANPGTKVDIISLPWNEAFQKFATMVSAGDVPDVMEMPDTWLSLYANNGMLESLEPYLDKWEHTKELTPRALELGRDVKNTAYMLPYGFYLRAMFYNKKLLSEAGVAASPKTLEEFTAASEKVSKLSGKYGYCMRGGPGGLNGWMIFAASMAGDNKYFKEDGTSTMNSPGWAKGIEWMVDLYKKGYAPKDSVNWGFNEVVAGFYSGTCAFLDQDPDALIAIAERMKKEDFGVMPLPKGPDGKSFPTIGYGGWSMFSTSGNKDLSWKLIATLEGPEGNIEWNKRIGALPAYTAAEKDPFYAGDQFKGWFEELADPNTVPTVMPTYLEEFAFFKDSLAIKTSQQALLGDISAKDLADQWADYLTKAQQKFLSKK, encoded by the coding sequence ATGAAAAAACTAATAATCTCGACGCTCTTTGCTTCGATGATGGCGGGTACGGCCTTTGCCGATACCACGCTGAAGCTTGTCGAAGTCATCACCAGCCCGGAGCGCACCGAAACGCTGAAATCGATCGTCGGCAAGTTCGAGGCCGCCAATCCCGGCACCAAGGTCGACATCATCTCGCTGCCTTGGAACGAGGCGTTCCAGAAGTTCGCGACCATGGTGTCGGCCGGCGACGTGCCCGATGTGATGGAGATGCCCGACACCTGGCTGTCGCTCTATGCCAATAACGGCATGCTCGAAAGCCTCGAGCCCTATCTTGATAAGTGGGAGCATACCAAGGAGCTGACGCCGCGCGCCCTTGAGCTCGGCCGCGACGTCAAGAACACCGCCTATATGCTGCCCTACGGCTTCTATTTGAGGGCGATGTTCTACAACAAGAAGCTGCTTTCGGAAGCCGGTGTCGCAGCATCGCCGAAGACGCTGGAGGAATTCACCGCCGCTTCGGAAAAGGTCTCCAAACTGTCGGGCAAATACGGCTACTGCATGCGCGGCGGACCGGGCGGCCTCAACGGCTGGATGATCTTCGCCGCCTCGATGGCTGGCGACAACAAGTACTTCAAGGAAGACGGCACCTCGACGATGAACAGCCCCGGCTGGGCCAAGGGCATCGAATGGATGGTCGATCTCTACAAGAAGGGCTATGCGCCGAAGGACAGCGTCAACTGGGGCTTCAACGAAGTCGTCGCCGGCTTCTATTCCGGCACCTGCGCCTTCCTCGATCAGGATCCGGATGCGCTGATCGCCATCGCCGAACGCATGAAGAAGGAAGATTTCGGCGTCATGCCGCTGCCGAAGGGGCCTGACGGCAAGTCCTTCCCGACCATCGGCTATGGCGGCTGGTCGATGTTTTCGACCAGCGGCAACAAGGATCTCTCCTGGAAGCTGATCGCCACCCTCGAAGGGCCGGAAGGCAATATCGAGTGGAACAAGCGCATCGGCGCCCTGCCGGCCTATACGGCAGCCGAGAAGGATCCCTTCTATGCCGGCGACCAGTTCAAGGGCTGGTTCGAGGAACTGGCGGATCCGAACACGGTGCCGACGGTGATGCCGACCTACCTCGAAGAATTCGCCTTCTTCAAGGATTCGCTGGCGATCAAGACCTCGCAGCAAGCCTTGCTCGGCGATATCTCGGCGAAGGATCTGGCCGACCAGTGGGCGGACTATCTGACCAAGGCGCAGCAGAAGTTCCTGAGCAAGAAGTAA
- a CDS encoding carbohydrate ABC transporter permease: protein MTTSADTLDIRRDRRPWLRRLADASEPYLYSAPSLILIIAVMLVPLTLGVSYAFRDIQLLNPFSGGFIGLEHFRELAGDAAFYGALRNTLWWTGASVVLQFAFGLILALLLDKPFPGRAIAQALVFLPWAVPSFLAGLNWAWLFNPVIGPIPHWLFSLGLMHEPGNILSDPNYAMWGPIVANVWWGIPFFAITLLAALQAIPRDLYEAASIDGAGWFQRFRSITLPFLAPTIAITVLLRTVWISNFADLIVVMTNGGPADRTQIVASYIFTTAFKRLDFGYASAIALVLLALLLAYSMLIILLRQTLLNKD, encoded by the coding sequence ATGACCACTTCCGCCGATACGCTCGACATACGTCGCGACCGCAGGCCGTGGCTGCGGCGTCTTGCCGATGCTTCGGAGCCCTATCTCTACAGCGCCCCGTCGCTGATCCTGATCATCGCGGTCATGCTGGTGCCGCTGACATTGGGCGTGTCCTATGCCTTTCGCGATATCCAGCTGCTCAACCCATTTTCCGGCGGCTTCATCGGGCTCGAGCATTTTCGCGAACTTGCGGGCGATGCCGCCTTCTATGGCGCGCTGCGGAACACGCTCTGGTGGACCGGCGCTTCCGTCGTCCTGCAATTCGCCTTCGGGCTCATCCTGGCGCTGCTGCTCGACAAACCGTTCCCGGGCCGGGCGATCGCGCAGGCGCTGGTCTTCCTGCCCTGGGCGGTGCCCTCCTTCCTCGCCGGCCTCAACTGGGCATGGCTGTTCAATCCGGTCATCGGGCCGATCCCGCATTGGCTCTTCTCCCTCGGACTGATGCATGAGCCGGGCAATATCCTTTCCGATCCCAATTATGCGATGTGGGGGCCGATCGTCGCCAATGTCTGGTGGGGCATTCCCTTCTTTGCGATCACGCTGCTCGCCGCCCTGCAGGCGATCCCGCGCGATCTTTACGAGGCGGCGTCGATCGACGGCGCCGGCTGGTTCCAGCGCTTCCGCTCGATCACTTTGCCATTTCTGGCGCCGACCATCGCCATCACCGTGCTGTTGCGCACCGTCTGGATCTCCAATTTCGCCGATCTCATCGTCGTCATGACCAATGGCGGGCCGGCCGACCGCACGCAGATCGTCGCGAGCTATATCTTCACGACGGCGTTCAAGCGGCTCGATTTCGGTTATGCCTCGGCGATCGCGCTGGTGCTGCTCGCGCTGCTGCTTGCCTATTCGATGCTGATCATCCTGCTGCGGCAGACGCTGCTGAACAAGGATTGA
- a CDS encoding carbohydrate ABC transporter permease, with the protein MRRSVIPTIAHRLAILCYIAFALFPLFWLLKVSVTPNDLLYSEGVRMWPSRTTWDHYAFVLQHSAFPTFFKNSLIVSASTAVTVTICASLSGYALSRFNFRAKYWIVALMLLTQMFPLVMLVAPIFKILSPLHLTNSLAGLVIVYTAFNVPFATFLMQSFFDGIPKDLEEAAMIDGATQFTAFRQIILPLTLPGIAATLGFVFTAAWSELLFALMLINGNDAATFPVGLLTFVSKFSVDFGQMMAAGVMALIPAGLFFLLIQRYLVQGLTAGAVKG; encoded by the coding sequence ATGAGACGATCCGTCATCCCCACCATCGCGCACCGTCTGGCGATCCTTTGCTATATCGCCTTCGCGCTCTTCCCGCTGTTCTGGCTGCTCAAGGTCTCGGTGACGCCGAACGATCTGCTCTATAGCGAAGGCGTGCGCATGTGGCCGTCGCGCACGACCTGGGATCACTATGCCTTCGTGCTGCAGCACAGCGCCTTTCCGACCTTCTTCAAGAACAGCCTAATCGTCTCGGCCTCGACAGCGGTGACCGTGACGATCTGCGCCTCGCTCTCGGGCTACGCGCTGTCGCGCTTCAATTTCCGGGCAAAATACTGGATCGTCGCCTTGATGCTGCTGACCCAGATGTTTCCGCTCGTCATGCTGGTCGCGCCGATCTTCAAGATCCTGTCGCCCTTACATCTGACCAACAGCCTGGCCGGGCTGGTCATCGTCTACACCGCCTTCAACGTGCCCTTCGCCACGTTCCTGATGCAGTCCTTCTTCGACGGCATTCCCAAGGATCTGGAAGAGGCGGCGATGATCGACGGCGCCACGCAGTTCACGGCGTTTCGCCAGATCATCCTGCCGTTGACGCTGCCCGGCATCGCCGCCACCCTCGGCTTCGTCTTCACCGCCGCCTGGAGCGAGTTGCTTTTCGCGCTGATGCTGATCAACGGCAATGACGCGGCGACCTTCCCGGTCGGGCTTCTCACCTTCGTTTCGAAGTTCTCGGTGGATTTCGGGCAGATGATGGCGGCGGGCGTCATGGCGCTCATTCCGGCCGGCCTCTTCTTCCTGCTCATCCAGCGTTATCTCGTCCAGGGCCTGACGGCCGGCGCGGTCAAGGGTTAA
- a CDS encoding ABC transporter ATP-binding protein, translating to MASIDIQNIRKAYGHVQVLHGVDLEIKDGEFVVLVGPSGCGKSTLLRMIAGLEDVTSGEIRISGARVNELHPKDRDIAMVFQSYALYPHMNVAGNMSYSLKLRKTAKEKIASAVSAAAAKLGLDPLLERRPKALSGGQRQRVAMGRAIVRQPKAFLFDEPLSNLDARLREQMRAEIKKLHGDLKATSIYVTHDQIEAMTLADRIVAMHGGVVQQVGSPLELYDHPANLFVAGFIGSPGMNFLAASYVDGGVKLQDGTIVPLAKPLPLEDGAKVTLGIRPEHVLMTNDGAGLATDVELVEPTGFGIILHLALHGLPFKIFTLDREALKAGPKVNVAFPAQYLHVFDGEGIRVD from the coding sequence ATGGCATCGATCGATATCCAGAATATCCGCAAAGCCTACGGCCATGTGCAGGTGCTGCACGGCGTCGACCTGGAGATCAAGGATGGCGAGTTCGTCGTGCTCGTCGGCCCCTCCGGCTGCGGCAAATCCACGCTGCTGCGCATGATCGCCGGGCTGGAGGATGTCACCTCCGGCGAGATCCGCATTTCAGGCGCGCGGGTGAACGAACTGCATCCCAAAGACCGCGACATCGCCATGGTGTTCCAGTCCTATGCGCTCTATCCGCATATGAACGTCGCCGGCAATATGAGCTACAGCCTGAAACTGCGGAAGACGGCCAAGGAGAAGATCGCCAGCGCCGTCTCCGCCGCCGCCGCCAAGCTCGGTCTCGATCCGCTGCTCGAACGCCGGCCGAAGGCGCTTTCCGGCGGCCAGCGCCAGCGCGTCGCCATGGGCCGCGCCATCGTGCGCCAGCCGAAGGCCTTCCTGTTCGACGAACCGCTCTCCAACCTCGATGCGCGCCTGCGCGAACAGATGCGCGCCGAAATCAAGAAACTGCACGGCGATCTGAAGGCGACCTCGATCTATGTCACCCACGACCAGATCGAGGCGATGACGCTGGCCGACCGGATCGTCGCCATGCATGGCGGCGTGGTGCAGCAGGTCGGCAGTCCGCTCGAACTCTACGACCACCCCGCCAATCTGTTCGTCGCCGGCTTTATCGGCTCGCCGGGAATGAATTTCCTCGCGGCGAGTTATGTCGACGGCGGCGTCAAGCTGCAGGACGGCACGATCGTGCCGCTGGCAAAGCCGCTGCCGCTTGAAGATGGTGCCAAGGTGACGCTCGGCATCCGGCCCGAGCATGTGCTGATGACGAATGACGGGGCGGGCCTTGCCACCGATGTCGAACTCGTCGAACCCACCGGCTTCGGCATCATCCTGCATCTCGCTCTGCATGGCCTGCCGTTCAAGATCTTCACGCTCGATCGCGAGGCGCTGAAGGCGGGGCCGAAGGTCAATGTGGCTTTCCCGGCGCAGTACCTGCATGTGTTCGACGGCGAGGGAATACGCGTCGATTGA
- the pepT gene encoding peptidase T: MTDTVLDRFLRYVAIDTQSDPSSSTQPTTEKQKDLGRVLVDELLQIGLADAHLDEYGYVYATIPGNSDKPVPVICFCSHMDTAPDFSGTGVKPRIIGNYAGGDIKLEGDPSRLIRVSEHPELNNQIGNDIVTTDGTTLLGADDKAGLAEIMTAAQVLIDNPEIRHGTIKILFTPDEEVGRGVNKVDLKKLGADFAYTMDGETSGHIEDETFSADGVEIAISGVAIHPGFAKDRMENAIKIAGAIIDRLPKDLAPETTEGKQGFIHPTGVTGSMEKASLSLIIRDFTDKGLAEKESIVEAIVKEVMAGYPGSTYHFQVKEQYRNMKVVLDRHPEIVDNAIEAVRRAGMTPVRGSIRGGTDGSRLSFMGLPCPNIFAGGHAFHSPLEWVSRQDMEKAVKTIVELAKVWEERA; encoded by the coding sequence ATGACCGATACCGTTCTCGACCGTTTTCTCCGTTACGTCGCTATCGACACCCAATCCGATCCCTCTTCGTCGACGCAGCCGACCACCGAAAAACAGAAGGATCTCGGCCGGGTGCTGGTCGATGAACTGCTGCAGATCGGTCTTGCCGACGCGCATCTCGACGAATACGGTTATGTCTATGCGACCATTCCTGGAAACAGCGACAAGCCGGTGCCGGTCATCTGCTTCTGCTCGCATATGGATACGGCGCCCGATTTCAGCGGCACGGGCGTCAAGCCGCGGATCATTGGGAATTATGCCGGCGGCGATATCAAACTGGAAGGCGATCCGAGCCGGCTCATCCGGGTTTCCGAGCATCCGGAGCTGAACAACCAGATCGGCAACGACATCGTCACCACCGATGGCACGACCTTGCTCGGCGCCGACGACAAGGCCGGGCTGGCGGAAATCATGACGGCCGCGCAGGTCCTGATCGACAATCCCGAGATCCGGCACGGGACGATCAAGATCCTGTTCACCCCCGACGAGGAAGTCGGGCGCGGCGTCAACAAGGTCGACCTGAAGAAACTCGGCGCCGACTTCGCCTATACGATGGACGGCGAGACATCAGGCCATATCGAGGATGAAACCTTCTCGGCCGATGGAGTCGAGATCGCCATCTCAGGCGTGGCGATCCATCCGGGTTTCGCCAAGGACCGGATGGAAAACGCCATCAAGATCGCCGGCGCCATCATCGACCGGCTGCCGAAGGACTTGGCGCCGGAGACGACCGAGGGCAAGCAGGGCTTCATCCATCCGACAGGCGTGACCGGTTCGATGGAGAAGGCGTCGCTCAGCCTCATCATCCGCGATTTCACCGACAAGGGGCTCGCGGAAAAGGAATCGATAGTCGAGGCCATCGTCAAAGAGGTGATGGCTGGCTATCCCGGCTCGACCTATCATTTCCAGGTCAAGGAACAGTATCGCAACATGAAGGTGGTGCTCGACCGCCATCCGGAGATCGTCGACAACGCCATCGAAGCCGTGCGTCGGGCCGGCATGACGCCGGTGCGCGGCAGCATCCGCGGCGGCACGGACGGCTCGCGGCTCTCCTTCATGGGCCTGCCATGCCCGAACATCTTCGCCGGCGGCCATGCCTTCCACTCGCCGCTCGAATGGGTCAGCCGTCAGGATATGGAAAAGGCGGTCAAGACGATCGTGGAACTCGCCAAGGTGTGGGAAGAGCGCGCCTGA
- a CDS encoding cell wall hydrolase, with amino-acid sequence MRAEISFGKSLIGILFVGLAAAGCTTTPKPAATAAKTKVQPAKVTFNYTNKDRDCLQRAMYFESQHSDEDGYMAVGTVVMNRLTSGAYPPSICGVVAQEKQFAPGVMTREVKPQAETELATAADAILKGARHPAVKDAMFFHTDGLKFPYNNMHYVAVAGGNAFYEKRGADGMLQTPPPLPAYEVAMNYVPGESILPPQFEALIPSAVPVPLPAPDPMPTASTMSPINAAPTAAHMAPVANPMPMQITAPVTEPEPSIEPDPGMRIAIPIPRPAYDSVMLRGSVAANGG; translated from the coding sequence TTGAGGGCGGAGATTTCCTTTGGAAAATCCCTGATCGGGATTTTGTTCGTAGGGCTGGCGGCCGCAGGCTGCACGACGACACCGAAACCGGCGGCAACGGCGGCGAAGACGAAGGTTCAACCGGCAAAAGTCACCTTCAATTATACCAACAAGGACCGCGACTGCCTGCAGCGCGCGATGTATTTCGAATCGCAGCATTCCGATGAGGACGGCTACATGGCCGTCGGAACCGTGGTCATGAACCGGCTGACGTCAGGCGCCTATCCGCCGTCGATCTGCGGCGTCGTCGCCCAGGAAAAGCAGTTTGCGCCGGGCGTGATGACGCGTGAAGTCAAGCCGCAGGCCGAAACCGAGCTGGCGACCGCCGCCGATGCGATCTTGAAAGGCGCCCGCCATCCTGCGGTCAAGGATGCGATGTTCTTCCACACCGACGGGCTGAAATTCCCTTACAACAACATGCATTATGTGGCGGTCGCCGGCGGCAACGCCTTCTACGAGAAGCGCGGCGCCGATGGCATGCTCCAGACACCGCCGCCGCTGCCCGCCTATGAGGTGGCGATGAATTATGTGCCCGGTGAGAGCATACTGCCGCCGCAATTCGAGGCGCTGATCCCCTCGGCCGTTCCCGTTCCTCTGCCGGCGCCGGATCCGATGCCGACGGCGAGCACGATGTCGCCGATCAATGCGGCGCCCACGGCCGCCCATATGGCGCCCGTCGCAAATCCCATGCCGATGCAGATCACGGCCCCGGTAACCGAGCCGGAACCCTCGATCGAACCCGACCCGGGAATGCGGATCGCGATCCCCATCCCCCGCCCCGCCTATGACAGCGTCATGCTGCGCGGCAGCGTCGCGGCGAACGGCGGCTAA
- a CDS encoding sulfate/molybdate ABC transporter ATP-binding protein: MEVRVQNIRKEFDRFPALHDVSLGIRSGELIALLGPSGSGKTTLLRLIAGLESPTEGQIFFGDEDASKKSVQQRNIGFVFQHYALFRYMTVLDNVSFGLRVRNSARRPAKADIRKRALELLDLVQLSGLEKRYPAQLSGGQRQRVALARAMAVEPNVLLLDEPFGALDAQVRKDLRKWLREIHDRTGHTTVFVTHDQDEALELADRVVVMSQGAIEQVGTPDEVYDNPNSPFVFGFIGQSNCLQVDISDGDIRFEGRSLGLNAEGEPDGPAQIYFRPHDVRLCESAENCIAGQPVSSRRVAGTRHIELDIGNDRPHIEIELPPSEADRLDRHRVAFKPTRWKLFRS, from the coding sequence ATGGAAGTACGCGTTCAAAACATCCGCAAGGAATTCGATCGTTTTCCGGCGCTGCACGATGTCTCGCTCGGCATCCGCTCCGGCGAGCTGATCGCGCTGCTCGGCCCGTCGGGCTCCGGCAAGACGACATTGCTGCGCCTGATCGCCGGTCTCGAAAGCCCGACCGAGGGACAGATCTTCTTCGGCGACGAGGATGCCTCGAAGAAGTCAGTGCAGCAGCGCAATATCGGCTTCGTCTTCCAGCATTATGCTCTGTTCCGCTACATGACGGTGCTCGACAACGTCTCCTTCGGCCTGAGGGTTAGAAACAGCGCGCGCCGGCCGGCCAAGGCCGATATCCGCAAGCGGGCGCTTGAGCTGCTCGACCTCGTGCAGCTTTCCGGCCTGGAAAAACGCTACCCGGCCCAGCTTTCCGGCGGCCAGCGCCAGCGTGTGGCGCTCGCCCGCGCCATGGCCGTCGAGCCGAACGTACTGCTGCTCGACGAACCTTTTGGGGCGCTCGACGCCCAGGTGCGCAAGGACCTGCGCAAATGGCTGCGCGAGATCCACGACCGCACCGGCCACACCACCGTCTTCGTCACCCATGACCAGGACGAGGCGCTGGAGCTTGCCGACCGCGTCGTCGTCATGAGCCAGGGTGCGATCGAGCAGGTCGGCACGCCCGATGAAGTCTACGACAATCCGAACTCGCCCTTCGTCTTCGGCTTCATCGGCCAGTCGAACTGCCTGCAGGTCGATATCTCGGACGGCGACATCCGCTTCGAAGGCCGCTCGCTCGGCCTCAATGCCGAGGGCGAGCCGGATGGCCCGGCGCAGATCTATTTCCGCCCGCATGACGTCAGGCTCTGCGAATCGGCTGAAAACTGCATCGCCGGCCAGCCGGTTTCCAGCCGCCGCGTCGCCGGCACCCGTCACATCGAACTGGATATCGGCAACGACCGCCCGCATATCGAGATCGAACTGCCGCCGAGCGAGGCCGACAGGCTCGACCGCCACCGCGTGGCCTTCAAGCCGACCCGCTGGAAGCTGTTCCGCAGCTGA
- the cysW gene encoding sulfate ABC transporter permease subunit CysW, which produces MALDATAQPVKLRSVTTENRIARLTLIILSLVFLLLILLLPLAAVFVEAFRKGAGPFIEALGDAETFSAIRLTLIVAGVSVPLNLVFGVAAAWAIAKFEFKGKAFLTTLIDLPFSVSPVISGLVFVLLFGANTWLGQWLSAHDIKILFAVPGLILATMFVTFPFVARELIPLMQEQGTADEEAALSLGASGWQTFWHVTLPNIKWGLLYGVLLCNARAMGEFGAVSVVSGHIRGQTNTMPLQVEILYNEYNFTGAFAVATLLALLALVTLVLKTLLEMRYSAEISASRRH; this is translated from the coding sequence ATGGCGCTTGATGCGACCGCTCAACCGGTGAAGCTGCGTTCGGTCACCACCGAAAACCGGATCGCGCGCTTGACGCTGATCATCCTTTCGCTGGTCTTCCTGCTGCTGATCCTGCTGCTGCCGCTTGCAGCCGTCTTCGTCGAGGCCTTCCGCAAGGGTGCCGGCCCCTTCATCGAGGCGCTCGGCGATGCCGAAACCTTCTCGGCGATCCGCCTGACGCTGATCGTTGCCGGGGTCAGCGTGCCGCTCAACCTCGTCTTCGGGGTTGCCGCCGCCTGGGCGATCGCCAAGTTCGAGTTCAAAGGCAAGGCCTTCCTGACGACGCTGATCGACCTGCCCTTCTCGGTTTCCCCGGTCATATCGGGCCTGGTCTTCGTGCTGCTGTTCGGCGCCAATACCTGGCTTGGCCAGTGGCTCAGTGCCCACGACATCAAGATCCTGTTTGCGGTGCCGGGCCTGATCCTCGCCACCATGTTCGTCACCTTTCCCTTCGTCGCCCGCGAGCTGATCCCGCTGATGCAGGAACAGGGAACGGCCGACGAAGAGGCAGCCCTTTCGCTCGGCGCCAGCGGCTGGCAGACCTTCTGGCACGTGACGCTGCCGAACATCAAATGGGGCCTGCTCTACGGCGTGCTGCTCTGCAACGCACGCGCCATGGGCGAATTCGGCGCCGTCTCGGTGGTGTCGGGCCATATCCGCGGCCAGACGAACACCATGCCGCTGCAGGTGGAAATTCTCTATAACGAGTATAATTTCACCGGCGCTTTTGCCGTCGCCACGCTATTGGCCTTGCTGGCGCTCGTCACTCTTGTTTTGAAGACGCTGCTGGAAATGCGCTATAGCGCTGAAATCTCCGCCAGCCGGCGGCACTGA
- the cysT gene encoding sulfate ABC transporter permease subunit CysT has translation MKAHSPTRWRFRRPSVIPGFGMALGFTLTWLTLLILIPLSGLAVRSSALGWEKFWSIALDPRTLNALRISFGSAFIAAIVNAVFGILLAWVLVRYRFPGKRIIDAMVDLPFALPTAVAGIALTTLYAPNGWIGQFLTPLGIKIAFTPAGIVVALIFVGLPFVVRTVQPVMEEIDKEVEEAAATLGANRFQTIFRVLLPGLAPAVLTGFALAFARGVGEYGSVIFIAGNLPFKSEIAPLLIIIKLEEYNYAAATGIAAIMLIISFSMLLVINLIQSWSRRRYGYGA, from the coding sequence ATGAAAGCACATAGCCCCACGCGGTGGCGGTTCAGGCGGCCGAGTGTCATTCCGGGTTTCGGAATGGCGCTCGGCTTTACCTTGACCTGGCTCACCCTTCTGATCCTCATCCCGCTCTCGGGCCTTGCCGTCCGGTCGAGCGCGCTCGGCTGGGAGAAATTCTGGTCGATCGCGCTCGATCCGCGCACGCTGAACGCGCTGCGCATCAGCTTCGGCAGCGCCTTCATCGCCGCGATCGTCAACGCCGTCTTCGGCATCCTGCTGGCCTGGGTGCTGGTGCGCTACCGCTTTCCCGGCAAGCGCATCATCGATGCCATGGTCGACCTGCCCTTCGCGCTGCCGACCGCCGTTGCCGGCATCGCGCTGACGACGCTTTATGCGCCGAACGGCTGGATCGGCCAGTTCCTGACGCCGCTCGGCATCAAGATCGCCTTTACGCCTGCCGGCATCGTCGTGGCCCTGATCTTCGTCGGCCTGCCCTTCGTGGTGCGCACCGTGCAGCCGGTGATGGAGGAAATCGACAAGGAGGTGGAGGAAGCCGCAGCAACGCTCGGCGCCAACCGTTTCCAGACGATTTTCCGCGTGCTGCTGCCGGGGCTGGCTCCGGCCGTGCTCACCGGCTTTGCGCTCGCCTTTGCCCGCGGCGTCGGCGAATACGGCTCGGTCATCTTCATCGCCGGCAACCTGCCGTTCAAATCGGAGATCGCGCCGCTGCTGATCATCATCAAGCTCGAAGAGTATAATTATGCGGCGGCGACCGGCATTGCGGCGATCATGCTGATCATCTCGTTCTCCATGCTGCTGGTCATCAATCTCATTCAGAGCTGGAGCAGGCGGAGGTACGGCTATGGCGCTTGA